A genomic stretch from Borrelia hispanica CRI includes:
- the ftsY gene encoding signal recognition particle-docking protein FtsY — protein sequence MSIFNKIRNLFKNQEKTQIIEKLEDILLEADIKNDIVIEIVEHIKKIKAKDEKETLLKLKNLLTSFLNQQSLNLENKKLNILLILGVNGVGKTSSIIKLANKFKNEGKNVLIAAADTFRAAAIEQLKIQSEKIGIKVISQNQGSDAAAVIFDSISSAKTKNYDILIIDTAGRLQNKENLIKELKKMDQVIKKQILDTNINYKKILVIDSISGKNTNNQTEIFDKAIQIDGIIATKFDSSSKAGGIINISKLFQKPIYFFTFGEQVENIKEFNTENYLDKLL from the coding sequence TTGAGCATTTTTAATAAAATAAGAAATTTATTCAAGAATCAAGAAAAGACACAAATAATTGAAAAGTTAGAAGATATACTCTTAGAAGCAGATATAAAAAACGATATAGTAATAGAAATAGTAGAACATATTAAAAAAATAAAAGCTAAAGATGAAAAAGAAACACTATTAAAACTAAAAAATTTACTAACGAGTTTTCTAAATCAACAATCTCTTAATTTAGAAAACAAAAAATTAAACATCTTATTGATACTTGGAGTAAACGGGGTTGGTAAAACCTCAAGTATTATAAAACTAGCAAATAAATTCAAAAATGAAGGGAAAAATGTACTAATTGCTGCAGCAGACACATTCAGAGCTGCAGCAATCGAACAACTTAAAATACAAAGCGAAAAAATTGGCATTAAAGTCATATCTCAAAACCAAGGAAGTGATGCAGCAGCAGTAATATTTGATAGTATCTCAAGTGCAAAAACTAAAAATTATGATATATTAATAATTGATACAGCAGGAAGACTCCAAAACAAAGAAAACTTAATTAAAGAACTCAAAAAAATGGATCAAGTGATAAAAAAACAAATACTCGATACAAATATCAATTATAAAAAAATACTGGTAATAGACTCCATATCTGGAAAAAACACAAATAATCAAACAGAAATATTTGACAAAGCAATACAAATTGACGGAATTATAGCCACAAAATTTGACTCATCATCTAAAGCAGGTGGAATAATTAATATATCAAAATTATTTCAAAAACCCATATATTTCTTTACATTTGGAGAACAAGTAGAAAACATTAAAGAATTTAACACTGAAAACTACTTAGATAAACTATTATGA
- the prfB gene encoding peptide chain release factor 2 (programmed frameshift): protein MRETINEFLEQIENVWRKLFDSDKIKIQLQKYEKQINNENFWNDNKRAQEILRNQNILKTKIEPWENLICQLKDLRELCKIAESEDDKALLERDVNKLREQYKHILTLSYFKEDIDINNAFLTIHSGAGGTEACDWVNMLYRTYLRYSERRGYKIELIDLLEAEGGIKSVTIEIKGKYAYGFLKSEVGIHRLVRISPFDAAKKRHTSFASVFIDPVIDDKIEIIIKPEDIRVDTYRASGAGGQHVNKTSSAVRITHLKTGIVTQSQTDRSQHRNKELAMKVLKSKLYEHYKKLEQQKSKSQQQEKKDISWGNQIRSYIFQPYTLVKDHRTKFENPNIMSVMDGNIDNFIEEYLKWKNLN from the exons ATGAGAGAAACAATAAATGAATTTCTAGAACAAATTGAAAATGTCTGGAGGAAGCT CTTTGACAGTGACAAGATTAAAATACAACTTCAAAAATATGAAAAACAAATAAATAATGAAAATTTTTGGAATGATAATAAAAGAGCACAAGAAATTCTTAGGAATCAAAATATTTTAAAAACCAAAATTGAACCTTGGGAAAACTTAATATGTCAACTTAAAGATTTAAGGGAACTCTGTAAAATTGCAGAAAGTGAAGATGATAAAGCACTATTAGAGAGAGATGTTAATAAATTAAGAGAACAATATAAACATATCTTAACATTATCATATTTCAAAGAAGATATTGACATCAATAACGCATTCCTGACAATACATTCAGGAGCAGGTGGCACAGAAGCATGTGATTGGGTTAATATGCTATATAGAACATACTTAAGATATTCTGAGAGACGTGGATATAAAATAGAACTTATAGATTTACTGGAAGCTGAAGGGGGCATTAAATCTGTTACAATCGAAATAAAAGGAAAATATGCATATGGATTTTTAAAAAGTGAAGTGGGAATACATCGACTTGTAAGAATTTCTCCTTTTGATGCTGCAAAAAAAAGACACACATCTTTTGCATCTGTTTTCATTGATCCTGTAATTGATGATAAAATTGAAATAATAATTAAACCAGAAGATATTAGAGTTGACACATATAGAGCTTCAGGGGCAGGAGGACAACATGTTAATAAAACATCATCAGCCGTTAGAATTACACATCTTAAAACAGGAATAGTAACACAATCTCAAACTGATAGAAGTCAACATAGAAATAAAGAGTTAGCAATGAAAGTATTAAAATCAAAACTTTATGAACACTACAAAAAATTAGAACAACAAAAAAGCAAATCTCAACAACAAGAAAAAAAAGATATATCGTGGGGCAATCAAATTAGATCTTATATATTTCAACCTTATACTCTAGTAAAAGATCACAGAACAAAATTTGAAAATCCAAATATTATGTCTGTGATGGATGGCAACATTGATAACTTTATAGAAGAATACCTAAAATGGAAAAATTTAAATTAA